The Halomicrobium zhouii region GTGCTGGAATGGCTTCCGCGGTACGACACCTCGCGGCTCCGGCTCGACGTCGTTGCAGGAATAACCGTCGCGGCAGTGCTCGTTCCTGAAGCCCTGGCGTACGCGTCGCTTGCCAATTTACCACCGGAGACCGGCCTGTACGCTGCGTTGCTCTCCGTCTCCGCCTATTTTCTGTTCGGCACCTCCCGACAACTCGTCGTGGGACCGACGTCGGCCCTGGCGATATTGCTCGCCAGCGGGGTCGGGGCAGTCGCTGGCGGTAGCACCGCGTCCTACGCGTCACTCGTCGTCCTGACGACGATGCTCGTCGGCGTTTTCGCCATCGTCGCGTGGGCGTTTCAGCTGGGGTTTCTGGTCCATTTCATCTCGGGATCGGTGCTCACGGGGTTCTCCGCCGGCGCGGCACTTTACATCATGTCGACGCAACTCACGACGCTGATAGGCATTCCGAGTGACTCGTCGGACGCCTTCGTTGCGCAGACGTTCTTCGGGCGTCTCTGGTACACTGGAACGCATTTCGCAGCGACGAACCCCGAGACACTTGGTGTCGGCGTCGCTGGCATCGCGCTGCTGGTCCTGGGTGAACGGTACCTGCCGCGCGCCCCGACCGCGCTCGTCGTCGTTATCCTCTCGATCGTGCTCATGTCGGTGACGGATCTGGCGGCCCGAGGTGTCTCCATCGTCGGGTCGATTCCGAGCGGGCTCCCCGCACTGACGGCTCCGGCGATTCCCAGTCTCTCGACGCTGTCTTCGCTCGTCCCCGTCGCGGTCGGGTTGTTCCTGCTCTCGTACGTCGAGGGGATCAGTGCCGTCGAAACGTTCGCCAGACGGCACGACTACCAGACCGACTCGAATCAGGAACTGTTGGCCGATGGCGTAGCAAACCTCGCTGCCGGTCTCGCTGGCGGATTCGCTGTCGGTGGCAGTATGTCCCGGTCGGCGCTCAACGACGCCGTCGGTGGCGAGACCCAGCTCACGAGCGCCGTCGTCGCTCTCGTCCTCGCCGTCGTCCTGGTATTTCTCACCGGTGTCTTCGCGAATCTCCCGGAAACGATCCTCGCAGCCATCGTCATCGTCGCAGTCACGGGCCTGATCGACGCGGAGTCGCTCCGCCAGCTGTACCGCGTGAGCAGGACCGAGTTCGCCATCGCGATGGCGGCGTTCTTCGGCGTGCTTTCGCTCGGGATGCTCTGGGGCGTCTTCGTCGGCGTCGTGCTGTCGTTGCTGGTGGCCGTTTCCAGGGTCAGTCGCCCTTCGACGCACGAACTCGGGCAGGTCGCCGGGACGGACGGGTTCGTCGCCCTCGATCTCTACCCCGCGGCGACCACGATATCGGACGTGTTCGTCTACCGCGTCGAGGCCGAACTGTTCTACGCGAACGCTGACACGGTTCGCAGCGACCTCCTCGAACGGATCGAGACGCGTTCTACCGACGTCGAACTGGTCGTCTTCGACCTCACCTCGTCGCCGACGGTCGACTTCGGCGCCGCGCAAATGCTGGCGGACCTCAGCCGGGACCTCGACGGGAGAGCGATCGACCTCCGGTTCGCCGGGGCGGAATCCGAAGTCGTACAGATGTTCGAGACGATGGGACTTGCGGCCGACGTTGGTGGTGTCCGTCCGGAGGAATCGGTCGACGAGGCCATCGCTCGCTGGAGAGCGGAGGAGCCGTCGAAATCCGAGGGCCCACACTGACGTGCTAGACACGTGGACTGGGCGTACCCCAGCCCGTCCGCAGACAGCAGTTGAATGGACCTGGAAACTATCTTCTTTAGCGGTGGCCCCTACGTCACCGACTAGGGGCGCCAAGGCAATGCCGACGAACATCCGCGACTCTGTCTCTTGGTCCGAGATCGTGTTCGCCGTCCTCGCAGGGGTCACTGGGGTCGCTGGCTCGTATGCTGTCGCGGGATACACTAGAGAGTTCATCGTCGCACCGATCGACGCCCTCGTCGTCCGACTGACGCCGGGACCGATCGTCGCGTTCGTCATACAGAACGTGGGCGAGCGAGGACATCTCCTTCACATCGCGCTGTCGTTCACGATCGCGATCGGCGTGCTCGCAGGCACCGCGATAGTGGGGCTTCTCGTCGCGCGGCGGTTCGGTCACCCCACCGCGGGCGTCCTCCTCGCCGCCGTACTCGCGTGGGGGGTGACGACGGCGATCGCGACGGAGCCAACGCTCGCACTCGCTGCGGCCGGGCCAGTAGCGGTATTTACCGCGGTCGGGAGTGCGCCGTTTAGTTCGCCGGACCACGACCAGTCACGGCGGAGCGCACTCGTCTCCGCCGCGGGCGCACTCACGTTCGTCGGAGTATCGATCGGCCTGGGGCGGCTGATGACGACCGGCGGCCCGGCCAGCGACGAGCGCGAGCCGATAGACGAGGAGGTATCGACACTCATGCAGGAGGCCGAGCGCAAGTCCCTCGACGTCGACGGCGATATCCCGGGCCTGGTGAGTACGTTCGAGGAATTTTACAACGTAGACATCGCGGAGTTCGACCCGGACCTGTCGGCCGACGGGTGGTCACTGACCGTCACCGGTGAGGTCGGGACCGACGTCACAGTTTCGTTCGACGAACTGACCGACATGCCGACCGAGCGACGGTTCGAGACGCTGCGCTGCGTGGGCGAGAGCCTGAACGGTCACAAACTGGACAACGCCGTCTGGACCGGGACGCCGATCAAGCCCCTACTGGAGGAGGCCGACCCGGAGGGGGAGTGTCGATGTGCGATGCTCCGCGCGGAAGACGATTACTTCGTCCAGTTCCCGATCGAAGCGCTCGAAGACGGCTTCCTCGCGTGGGGGATGAACGGCCAGGCGCTCCCGCAGTCTCACGGGCATCCCGTGCGCGTCCTCGTCCCCGGACACTGGGGGGAGACGAACGTCAAGTGGCTCGCCGAGATCGAACTCCTCGACGAGGCGATGGACGGCTACTGGGAACGGCGCGGGTGGCACGGAACGGGCCCGGTGAACACCGTCGCCAAACTCTGGAGCGAGTCGATGCTGGACGACGGGCAGATCGAAGTGGCAGGCCACGCCTACGCCGGGACCCGCGGCGTCGACACTGTGGAGGTGTCGGTCGACGGCGGCGACACCTGGCGGGATGCCGAACTGTCGGAACCGCTCCCGGGCGAGGACGTGTGGCGACAGTGGCGCTTCGAATTCGAACCCCGGGCCAGCCAGGAGGTCGTTGTCCGGGCGATCGATGGCGACGGGACCGTCCAGGCCGAGGAGCGGTCGGAGGCGTTCCCGAGCGGTGCCACGGGATGGGTCTCGAAGACGGTGAACATGATGGACGCATCCTCGTCGTGACAGTTCTCCCGATACCCGACAGCGTGTGCGCCCGGGCGTGAGCAGTTCACCTGGACTGGCGACGGACCCGCTTCGGAGACACTTGCTGGACGCCGTTCGAGTGGTCGAGGGCGCTGAACGCCTGGATTACTCTCGTTCTTCGTTTTCGGCGGACCGAGAGCCCTGTCGTGGCCTACTGATCCGAGCACGCGACCCCGATGTGTATTTCCCCGTCGACACTATGCGACACTCCAACGGGGATAGTGTTCGTCCCGGAACACGGCTGAGGGTCGAAAGTTTTCACTTTCGTCTCGGATTCGTTTACGATAGCGTAGACTCGGCTGGCAGTTCCGTAGAAGCTCTTCGATTCGTCCGCTTTCTCAGCAGCAAGGGTATAGTGCGCCGAGAAGACCGTTTCATACTCGTCGGTAGTGACGAAGACGTCCAGTGTGATCTTTTGCTGACTGTCGTTTCGCACCGTGAGCTCGACTTCGTTCTCACGGTCCCGGGAGCCACAGCCCGAAAGGAGGGCCGACCCTCCCACACCGAGCGCCGAGAGAAGGGCTCGTCGTCGCATACGATTCTCCATGGCGGCGGGAACAATGAACCGCTCTCATTCCGACGATCGAAGCGAGCTACCAGCAATGCGACGCACTGCAACTCCAGAAAGAAAGCTTACGCTGACCGCGAAGGCGGTCGTTCCGAAAACGAGCACCGCCACGAACGTGAGCTGGTCTGGCACCGGCCCTGACGACCAGCGGATCGAATCGAAAAACCGGATCCCGTAGAAGGCCATCGGTAGTGGAAGAACGGTCAGGACGCACGTCGCGATCGGCACCCCGGCGAGTGACGTCAGTACCGCCCAGCCAGACAGTGCGACAGCGAGTACGACAACGGTGTCGCCGCGGACGCCAGTGGCGTGCGTGATCTGGGGATCGACGAGGAGTTTCCCGACGGCGTAGCTGAGGGAGAGCAACAGCGACGCCGTCACGAACAGCGCGTCCCTCGAAACGCGTTCGAGCCGAAAACGGTCTGTAAAGCCCTCTGTCAGCATCTCTGTCGTCGGCCACGAGTGCTAGCGATATCGTCGTTGGGGTCTACTCCGGGGGCGAACCCGGCGTTTTCCGAAGCGCGGAGCGGCCCCCTTCACCTCGAAGAGTCCTTTCGATGACGACCGGTACTGACGCCGAGACAAATTTAGGTCTGCCTAAGAATCGGTGCTATTATCTACCTTTAGGTGGGCCTAAAATTCATGGCAAGGGATGCAAGCGGTCGGGAAGCACCGACGCGCAGGGAGTACGTGAAGTACGGCGGGGCCGTCGTCGGCGGTGGGTTGCTCGCTGGCTGTACGGGCGGTTCAGGCGGTGGGTCGACTCCGGACGCGACGGCGACCGAATCGGGAACCTCGACGCCGAGCGCGACCGAGGACACCGGGTATTCGGTGACGATGTCGCCGGTCGGGACGGTCGAGTTCGAGCGCCCACCCGAGACGGCGACGGTGTACGACGCGACGTGGGCCGACGCCCTCGTGGGTCTCGGTCACGGCGACGCCGTCCTGTCGCTCGGGCACCCGGAGAACTACTACGCCGGCTACTACGACCAGCTCGACGGCGTCTCGTTCGATCCGAGCGAACTCGCGCCGCTGTACAACGACGGTCTCGACAAGGAGCAGTTCTACGAACTCGACGCGGACGTCCATCACCTCGACCCCGTCAACATCGGGTACAGCGGCTGGTCGGGCTGGTCGATGCGGGACGTCGAGGAGATCGAGTCGAACGTCGGTCCGTTCTTCGCGAACCGGTTGAGCCGCGCCCACTCCGACCCGCCCGGAGAGTACGGCGGCGAGTACGAGTACTATTCGCTCTGGGAACTCACCGAGAAGCTCGGGCAGGTCTACCGGGAGACCGAGCGGGCGGCCGAACTGAAGGCGATCCGCGACGACCTGGTCGACGAGATTACGGCGGACCTCCCGTCCCGGTCCGATCGACCGTCGGTCGGCCTGCTCGTGTTCACTCCCGACCAGGAGGCGTTCTCGCCGTACCGGATCAACGCGCCGGGCTACGGCAAGGCGCAGTTCCGGCCGTTCGACGTGGAGGACGCCTTCGCGGACAGCGACAAGACCTACGCGGAGAACTACGAGGGGAGCTACGACGTCGAGGGACTACTCGAGATCGACCCGGACGTGATCGTGCACAACTGGGACGTCGAGCCGTCGGAGCGGACCCGCGCGATGCGGGAGTTCTTCGCCGACAGCCCGGTCGCGCAGGAACTCACCGCCGTCCAGGACGACCGCGTCTACGTCGGCGGGACGCCCACGCAGGGGCCGGTCATGAACGTCTTCCAGATCGAGATGACCGCAAAGCAGCTGTTCCCCGAACAGTTCGGCGAGTGGAAGGGCGTCGGCCAGCACGACCCCTCGGAGCGGCTGTTCGACCGCGATCGACTGGCGACCGCTATCACCGGAGGGAACTGATATGGACGACGAGACGACGCACACGGCACCGACGCGCAGAGACTACATGAAGTACGGCGGGGCAGTCGTCGGCGGGGGACTGCTCGCCGGCTGTTCGGGTGGCGGATCGAACACCACGCCGGCGTCGACGGCGACCGAAACCGGCGCGGCGACCGAGGCGGCTACCCCGGAAGACACGTCCTACACGGTGACGATGGCGCCCGCCGGCGAGGTCGAGTTCGATTCGGTTCCCGAGACCTGGATGGCCTACTACAGCACGTACGGCGACATGGGGATCGCCCTCGGGCAACTCGAGGGCCTCCAGGCGCTCGTCTATCGCGACAGCTGGCCGGACCAGTTCTACGACGTGCTCCCCGGCGTCGACGTCTCTTTCGACGACGTCCGACAGCTGTACAACGCGAGTAGCTTCGACAAGGAGGTGTTCTACGAGATCGACGCCGACGTCCACCTGCTCGACCCGAACTTCGTCGGGCTGAAACACGAGACGTTCTCGGCCGAGGACTTCGACGAGATCGCGGCGAACGTCGGCCCGGTCCTCGGGAACTACATCAGGCGAGTCGGTGAGGACTGGCACGACTATCCGTACTACTCGCTGTACGAGGCCTTCGAGACGGTCGCCGAGGTGTTCCAGGAGCGAGAGCGCTACGAGGCCATCGAGGCAATCCACGACGAGTTCCTCGCCCATCTGCAAGCGGATCTCCCGCCGGAAGACGAGCGTCCGGAGATCGGTCTCGTCTCGGCGTTCTCGGACTTCACCGCGGGCTCGCTGGACGCCTATCCCATCGGCGACGGCAACGGCAAGAAACAGTACCGTGACCTCGGGGTCCACGACGCGTTCGGGCCCCACATCGAGGGGAGTTACGCCGGCTGGGACTACGAACAGCTCCTGGACGTCGACCCGGACGTCATCGTGTTCCCGTACGGCTTCTCGGACCTCTCCGAGAACGAGTTCGAAGAGCGGATGGACGACCTGCGGTCCCACTCCGTGGGCCAGCAACTCACCGCGGTGCAGGAGGACCGGCTCTATCGCGGCGGCACGTCCTACCAGGGGCCGGTACTCAACCTCCTCCAGACCGAGATCGCGGCCAAACAGTTCTATCCCGACCGGTTCGGTGCGTGGAACGGCGTCGAATCGCTCCGCGACGAGGACGCACAGCTGTTCGATCACCAGCGGCTGGCGGACGTGATCAACGGGGAGGTCTGAGGCCGTCGGTCCCGTCAGTCGTCGGTATCGAGACCGTCCTCGGTAGCACCGTCCAGGCCGTCGACGTAGGCGAGGTACTCGTCTCTCCAGGCCACGAAGTCGTCGATGATCGTCTCGAGGGACTGCCCGACTTCCGTCAGCGAGTACGCCACTTTGACCGGTCGGTCGTCGACGACGTCGCGGTCGACGAGGTGCAGGGCTTCCAGTCCTTCGAGCGCGTCGGACAGCGCCTTGTCGGAGATACCTTCGAGTTCGGTCTTGAGTTCGCTGTAGCGGAGACTGTCCTCCTCGACCAGCACTTCGACGATGGTTCTGGTCCACTTGCGACTCAGGAACTCGATGGCGACCGAGGCCGTCGACTCCTCGTCGTCGAGGGCGGACTTGAACACGTACTCGTCGTCGTCCCGGGGCATGCGTACTAACTCGGGCACGGCAGGATTAAAGCACTCGTTCCGGTCGACCCGCCTGTCGCGCGCGATTCGTCCGGTCAGGGCCGGTGAGGCGCTAACGCTCGGGTTATCCTCTCACCCCGACCCGAGGGCCTAAAGTATACTAAATATGATATTTATTGCTCCCGGCGTGCTACACTGGATCGATGTCACTCGGACAGACCACACGTCTATCGACGGCAGTTCGACGCTCCAGTCACCGGCCTGCGAGTACAGGCCACGGGCTCGTCCAGTGGGGAGAAGACCGATGACGGCGCTCGTTCCGGTTCTCGTGGCGTCGCTGTTCTCGTTCGCGACGGGCTTCTTCGTCGTGCTCTCCTACGTCGAGAAGCCGATCTGGCCGCTGATGTTCGGGGCCGACGGCGAGGACGTCCCGACCGAGGACGCGCGGCTGGTGCACGCCGAACTGAAGCGCGTTATCGGCCTGGCTCCGCCGACGATGATCACCGTCGTCGCCAGCGGGACGCTCCTGGTGTTCGTCCAGGCGTGGCAGTACGACCTCCGCTGGATGGCGGTCGCCGTCGCCGCCTGGCTGGTGCTCAGTATGGGATACGTCGTCTCGCAGCTCCGCGCCCGTATCGAGGCGGTGAAGTCGGTCTCCTCGGACGGTGACGCCCCCGCAGTTCGACGGGGGGTGGGTCGTCTCGCGGCGTTACACCACCTGGGGCTCGCTTCGACCGGTGGCGTCGTCCTCTTGCAACTGCTGTTCGTACTCACCCTGTAACCGAGCCTGCGGACATCGTCGACCCGCGGACTCATTCTTCGATTACCCGGCCGTCCCGCGAGCGAGTCCGTCGCGTCACAGGCAACTCCGTAGCGACCCGTGTCCGCTCCCGGCAGGGGTAGCGTGAGGAAACCACCTTACCGCCGATTGAGTGGATCACGCGGACGCAACCGGCTAAAGTGTAATTTAGATTATATATATGCCGGCGTCGACCCGAGGATCAGACGGGATTACAGATGCGAGTCGTCACAGGATTCGACACCGACTTCATACCGAGTATCGGCAACCCGACCTTCGAGACCGACTATCCGGGCGATCCGGACGACGAGTTGCTCGTCGTCGAGACGGACGACGGCGCTCGCGGCTATCCGGTCTCGATACTGAACGTCCACCACATCGCCAACGACACCGTCGACGGGGTGCCACTGGTCGTGACCTACTGTCCGCTGTGTGGCACGGTCGCGGCCTACGAGCGCCGGATAGGGGGGCGGGAACTCACCTTCGAGTTCGGTGGGAAGATCGTCGAGAA contains the following coding sequences:
- a CDS encoding SulP family inorganic anion transporter, which codes for MLPVLEWLPRYDTSRLRLDVVAGITVAAVLVPEALAYASLANLPPETGLYAALLSVSAYFLFGTSRQLVVGPTSALAILLASGVGAVAGGSTASYASLVVLTTMLVGVFAIVAWAFQLGFLVHFISGSVLTGFSAGAALYIMSTQLTTLIGIPSDSSDAFVAQTFFGRLWYTGTHFAATNPETLGVGVAGIALLVLGERYLPRAPTALVVVILSIVLMSVTDLAARGVSIVGSIPSGLPALTAPAIPSLSTLSSLVPVAVGLFLLSYVEGISAVETFARRHDYQTDSNQELLADGVANLAAGLAGGFAVGGSMSRSALNDAVGGETQLTSAVVALVLAVVLVFLTGVFANLPETILAAIVIVAVTGLIDAESLRQLYRVSRTEFAIAMAAFFGVLSLGMLWGVFVGVVLSLLVAVSRVSRPSTHELGQVAGTDGFVALDLYPAATTISDVFVYRVEAELFYANADTVRSDLLERIETRSTDVELVVFDLTSSPTVDFGAAQMLADLSRDLDGRAIDLRFAGAESEVVQMFETMGLAADVGGVRPEESVDEAIARWRAEEPSKSEGPH
- a CDS encoding molybdopterin-dependent oxidoreductase, with amino-acid sequence MPTNIRDSVSWSEIVFAVLAGVTGVAGSYAVAGYTREFIVAPIDALVVRLTPGPIVAFVIQNVGERGHLLHIALSFTIAIGVLAGTAIVGLLVARRFGHPTAGVLLAAVLAWGVTTAIATEPTLALAAAGPVAVFTAVGSAPFSSPDHDQSRRSALVSAAGALTFVGVSIGLGRLMTTGGPASDEREPIDEEVSTLMQEAERKSLDVDGDIPGLVSTFEEFYNVDIAEFDPDLSADGWSLTVTGEVGTDVTVSFDELTDMPTERRFETLRCVGESLNGHKLDNAVWTGTPIKPLLEEADPEGECRCAMLRAEDDYFVQFPIEALEDGFLAWGMNGQALPQSHGHPVRVLVPGHWGETNVKWLAEIELLDEAMDGYWERRGWHGTGPVNTVAKLWSESMLDDGQIEVAGHAYAGTRGVDTVEVSVDGGDTWRDAELSEPLPGEDVWRQWRFEFEPRASQEVVVRAIDGDGTVQAEERSEAFPSGATGWVSKTVNMMDASSS
- a CDS encoding ABC transporter substrate-binding protein, which gives rise to MARDASGREAPTRREYVKYGGAVVGGGLLAGCTGGSGGGSTPDATATESGTSTPSATEDTGYSVTMSPVGTVEFERPPETATVYDATWADALVGLGHGDAVLSLGHPENYYAGYYDQLDGVSFDPSELAPLYNDGLDKEQFYELDADVHHLDPVNIGYSGWSGWSMRDVEEIESNVGPFFANRLSRAHSDPPGEYGGEYEYYSLWELTEKLGQVYRETERAAELKAIRDDLVDEITADLPSRSDRPSVGLLVFTPDQEAFSPYRINAPGYGKAQFRPFDVEDAFADSDKTYAENYEGSYDVEGLLEIDPDVIVHNWDVEPSERTRAMREFFADSPVAQELTAVQDDRVYVGGTPTQGPVMNVFQIEMTAKQLFPEQFGEWKGVGQHDPSERLFDRDRLATAITGGN
- a CDS encoding ABC transporter substrate-binding protein, producing the protein MDDETTHTAPTRRDYMKYGGAVVGGGLLAGCSGGGSNTTPASTATETGAATEAATPEDTSYTVTMAPAGEVEFDSVPETWMAYYSTYGDMGIALGQLEGLQALVYRDSWPDQFYDVLPGVDVSFDDVRQLYNASSFDKEVFYEIDADVHLLDPNFVGLKHETFSAEDFDEIAANVGPVLGNYIRRVGEDWHDYPYYSLYEAFETVAEVFQERERYEAIEAIHDEFLAHLQADLPPEDERPEIGLVSAFSDFTAGSLDAYPIGDGNGKKQYRDLGVHDAFGPHIEGSYAGWDYEQLLDVDPDVIVFPYGFSDLSENEFEERMDDLRSHSVGQQLTAVQEDRLYRGGTSYQGPVLNLLQTEIAAKQFYPDRFGAWNGVESLRDEDAQLFDHQRLADVINGEV
- a CDS encoding winged helix-turn-helix transcriptional regulator, with amino-acid sequence MPRDDDEYVFKSALDDEESTASVAIEFLSRKWTRTIVEVLVEEDSLRYSELKTELEGISDKALSDALEGLEALHLVDRDVVDDRPVKVAYSLTEVGQSLETIIDDFVAWRDEYLAYVDGLDGATEDGLDTDD